One Microlunatus soli genomic window carries:
- a CDS encoding ketopantoate reductase family protein translates to MRILIVGAGAVGGYFGARLARAGRDVTFLVRPARAQRLRESGLAVASPAGNDVVSPTVLTREQITDSYDVILLTVKAYGLAAALDDLGPAVGPETVIIPTLNGIAHIDQLQRRFGSERVFGGVCVIAAQLDADGTIRHLGMDPSLRFGELDGPISPRAQEIGALFTVPGFDVTLSEAILTDLWEKWVFLSSAAATTCLLDGTIGEIAAAGGEGVVHAIIDEATAVARAAGRPPRPASDRRTRSVLTTAGSTFTASMFRDRADGLPIEREQIIGDLVDRGRAAGLALPLLTAANVTLTGYEQRRTC, encoded by the coding sequence ATGCGGATCCTGATCGTCGGTGCCGGCGCGGTCGGCGGCTACTTCGGTGCGCGATTGGCCCGGGCCGGCCGCGACGTCACCTTCCTGGTCCGGCCGGCGCGTGCGCAGCGGCTTCGCGAGAGCGGCCTGGCCGTCGCCTCGCCGGCCGGCAACGATGTCGTCTCCCCCACGGTGCTCACCCGGGAGCAGATCACCGACAGTTACGACGTGATCCTGCTGACCGTGAAGGCCTACGGACTGGCCGCCGCACTCGATGATCTCGGGCCGGCCGTCGGTCCGGAGACGGTGATCATCCCGACCCTGAACGGGATCGCGCACATCGATCAGTTGCAGCGCCGCTTCGGATCCGAGCGGGTCTTCGGCGGCGTCTGCGTGATCGCCGCCCAGCTCGACGCCGACGGCACGATCCGACATCTGGGCATGGATCCGTCGCTCCGGTTCGGTGAACTCGACGGTCCGATATCACCACGGGCACAAGAGATCGGCGCGCTGTTCACGGTGCCCGGATTCGACGTCACGCTGTCGGAGGCGATCCTCACCGACCTCTGGGAGAAGTGGGTCTTCCTGAGCTCAGCGGCGGCGACGACGTGTCTGCTCGACGGCACGATCGGGGAGATCGCCGCTGCCGGCGGCGAGGGGGTCGTGCACGCCATCATCGACGAGGCGACGGCGGTCGCGCGGGCTGCCGGGCGGCCGCCCCGACCGGCCTCCGATCGACGGACCCGCAGCGTGCTGACCACTGCCGGGTCGACCTTCACCGCCTCGATGTTCCGCGATCGCGCGGACGGGCTGCCGATCGAGCGTGAGCAGATCATCGGCGATCTGGTCGACCGCGGCCGGGCCGCCGGCCTGGCGCTGCCGTTGCTGACCGCGGCGAACGTCACGCTGACCGGCTACGAGCAGCGCAGGACGTGCTGA
- a CDS encoding DLW-39 family protein, whose translation MKKFLLALAVAGGVAVLVRQYTRKTAEADLWAEATDHVSPGV comes from the coding sequence ATGAAGAAGTTCCTGCTCGCCCTCGCCGTCGCCGGAGGTGTCGCGGTGTTGGTCCGGCAATACACCCGCAAGACCGCCGAGGCCGACCTGTGGGCCGAGGCCACCGATCACGTCAGCCCTGGGGTCTGA
- a CDS encoding winged helix-turn-helix transcriptional regulator, translating to MALRTNWSEQVCPIARGVDVLGDAWALLILREVFAGNRRFDPIRSDLGISDAVLSRRLAELVDAGLLDKVAYAGSVRPRWEYRLTPSGADTLPVLHAVARWGAGHTTSPDPGRIMTVRCADCGTDARSADWCTGCRRPLTRSNTIWFRARDPRTPISLAE from the coding sequence ATGGCATTGCGAACGAACTGGTCGGAGCAGGTCTGCCCGATCGCGCGCGGCGTCGATGTGCTCGGCGACGCATGGGCGCTGCTGATCCTGCGCGAAGTGTTCGCCGGGAACCGGCGATTCGATCCGATCCGATCCGATCTCGGGATCTCCGATGCGGTGCTGAGCCGGCGGTTGGCCGAACTCGTCGACGCCGGACTGCTGGACAAGGTCGCCTACGCCGGATCGGTGCGGCCGCGCTGGGAGTACCGGCTGACGCCGTCGGGTGCCGACACCTTGCCCGTGCTGCACGCCGTCGCGCGTTGGGGTGCCGGCCACACCACCAGCCCGGACCCCGGACGGATCATGACCGTCCGCTGTGCGGACTGCGGAACCGACGCCCGATCGGCGGACTGGTGTACCGGCTGCCGCCGCCCACTCACCCGGAGCAACACGATCTGGTTCCGTGCCCGCGATCCGAGGACCCCGATCTCGCTCGCGGAGTGA
- a CDS encoding SDR family oxidoreductase yields the protein MKIIVIGGAGLIGSKVVQNLTQQGHQAVAASPSSGVNSYTGEGLDEVLAGAQVVVDLANSPSFEDAAVLDFFRTAGGNLLKAEANAGVGHHVALTIVGADRVPDSGYMRAKIAQEQVIKDGGVPYTIVRATQFMEFMRAIADSATDGSTVRVPAARLQPIAASDVAAEVTRAAISQPVNGFFEIAGPERIAFPDLMRGVLEADHDPRTVQADEHARYFGTELTDDSITAGPDARLGTVTFAQWLATDGRK from the coding sequence ATGAAGATCATCGTGATCGGCGGCGCCGGACTGATCGGCAGCAAGGTGGTGCAGAACCTCACGCAGCAAGGACATCAGGCCGTCGCGGCGTCGCCGTCGAGCGGAGTCAACAGCTACACCGGTGAAGGGCTCGACGAGGTATTGGCCGGGGCGCAGGTCGTGGTCGACCTGGCCAACTCGCCGTCCTTCGAGGATGCCGCGGTGCTGGACTTCTTCCGGACCGCGGGTGGCAATCTGCTCAAGGCCGAGGCCAATGCCGGGGTCGGACACCACGTCGCGCTGACCATCGTCGGCGCCGACCGGGTGCCGGACAGCGGCTACATGCGAGCCAAGATCGCCCAGGAGCAGGTGATCAAGGACGGCGGCGTGCCGTACACGATCGTCCGCGCGACCCAGTTCATGGAGTTCATGCGGGCGATCGCGGACTCTGCGACCGACGGCAGCACCGTCCGCGTACCGGCAGCCCGACTGCAGCCGATCGCCGCGTCCGACGTCGCCGCCGAGGTGACCAGAGCGGCGATCTCCCAACCGGTCAACGGATTCTTCGAGATCGCCGGCCCGGAGCGGATCGCCTTCCCCGACCTGATGCGCGGAGTGTTGGAGGCCGATCACGATCCACGGACCGTGCAGGCCGACGAGCACGCCCGCTACTTCGGCACCGAACTGACCGACGATTCGATCACCGCCGGTCCGGACGCACGACTCGGCACCGTGACCTTCGCCCAATGGCTCGCCACCGACGGCCGGAAGTGA
- a CDS encoding sulfatase family protein — protein MPDQPDQGRPNILLICTDQQRFDTLKAYGNTEIDTPNLDRLAAQSAVYENCYVQAPVCAPSRASLMSGQYVHNHGLYANGVQMPTGTRLLPQALAEAGYDCGLIGKWHLDACFAGRTEEKSPGFRVWQWAHDPYRGSSENAYHRWLSVAHPDVYEDVLGKRRDDPNRGKTAGVGGSPIDVVPTEAHYSHWVGEETVRYLTGSRPPEEPFFLIANFFDPHHSFGAPKEYRDRYRPDQLSRPNTVDGELADKPPILTEASERSYGGHAPGYRDYSADDLQEIKASYYAMVSLIDDEVGRILDTLDAEGLADDTMVIFTSDHGEMLGDHQLMLKGPMMYDCAIKVPLLIRMPGRIPAGTVISELVEWIDLTATLTEVAEAELPACQGMSLLGLADGSTTGHRGWALSEYRNSGHPYDPPVHTTMVRRGDIKIVTHHGQPSSSRERTGELYDLAADPQELINLWDRPDSAGLRAEMTELTLDVLVATEDRSQPRKAFW, from the coding sequence ATGCCCGACCAACCCGACCAGGGTCGCCCCAACATCCTGCTGATCTGCACCGACCAGCAACGCTTCGACACCCTCAAGGCCTACGGCAACACCGAGATCGACACCCCGAACCTTGATCGGTTGGCCGCCCAGTCGGCGGTGTATGAGAACTGCTACGTGCAGGCACCGGTGTGCGCTCCGTCCCGGGCATCGCTGATGAGCGGGCAATATGTCCACAACCATGGCTTGTATGCCAACGGCGTTCAGATGCCCACCGGCACCCGCCTCCTCCCGCAGGCGCTCGCCGAAGCGGGCTACGACTGCGGACTGATCGGCAAATGGCACCTGGACGCCTGTTTCGCCGGCCGCACCGAGGAGAAGTCGCCGGGCTTCCGGGTCTGGCAATGGGCCCATGATCCTTACCGCGGAAGCTCGGAGAACGCGTACCACCGGTGGTTGTCGGTGGCCCATCCCGATGTGTACGAGGACGTGCTGGGTAAGCGTCGGGACGACCCCAACCGGGGGAAGACCGCCGGCGTCGGCGGTTCGCCGATCGACGTGGTACCGACCGAGGCGCACTACTCGCATTGGGTCGGCGAGGAGACGGTACGGTATCTGACCGGATCGCGACCGCCGGAAGAGCCGTTCTTCCTGATCGCGAACTTCTTCGATCCGCACCACTCCTTCGGCGCACCGAAGGAGTATCGGGACCGGTACCGCCCCGACCAGTTGTCCCGGCCGAACACGGTCGATGGCGAGCTGGCCGACAAGCCGCCGATCCTCACCGAGGCCTCGGAGAGGTCCTACGGCGGTCACGCCCCCGGCTATCGGGACTACTCCGCCGACGATCTGCAGGAGATCAAGGCCAGCTACTACGCGATGGTCAGTCTGATCGACGACGAGGTGGGACGGATCCTGGACACCCTGGACGCCGAGGGCCTGGCCGACGACACGATGGTGATCTTCACCTCCGACCACGGCGAGATGCTCGGTGATCATCAGCTGATGCTGAAGGGTCCGATGATGTACGACTGCGCGATCAAGGTCCCGCTGCTGATCAGGATGCCGGGGCGAATCCCGGCCGGGACCGTGATCAGTGAGTTGGTGGAGTGGATCGATCTGACCGCCACGCTGACCGAGGTCGCCGAAGCGGAGCTGCCCGCCTGCCAGGGCATGTCGCTGCTGGGCCTGGCCGACGGCAGCACCACCGGCCACCGCGGCTGGGCGCTCAGCGAATACCGCAACAGCGGACACCCGTACGATCCGCCGGTGCACACCACGATGGTGCGTCGCGGCGACATCAAGATCGTCACCCACCACGGACAGCCGAGCAGTTCCCGGGAACGGACCGGCGAGCTCTACGATCTCGCCGCCGACCCGCAGGAGTTGATCAATCTGTGGGATCGGCCGGACAGCGCCGGTTTGCGGGCCGAGATGACCGAACTGACGCTGGACGTGCTGGTCGCCACCGAGGATCGCAGTCAACCGCGGAAGGCGTTCTGGTGA
- a CDS encoding ABC transporter ATP-binding protein gives MSAPAMTPTTTRVAARGQDVTKIYGSGDTAVTALDGVTVDFGTGTFTAIMGPSGSGKSTLMHCLAGLDTPTGGRITIGDIEMTGLRDRDLTTVRRDRIGFVFQSFNLLPTLTARQNVLLPLDLAGRRADAERFGTLVDSLGLSDRLDHRPSELSGGQQQRVAIARALITGPEVVFADEPTGALDSRTAATLLGYLQHSCRELGQTIVMVTHDPIAASYADRALLLSDGRITDAIADPDTDAVLAAMKRLEA, from the coding sequence ATGTCCGCACCCGCGATGACACCGACCACGACCCGGGTGGCAGCCCGCGGTCAGGACGTGACCAAGATCTACGGCAGTGGTGATACCGCCGTGACCGCCCTGGACGGGGTCACCGTCGACTTCGGAACGGGGACGTTCACCGCGATCATGGGACCGTCCGGATCGGGCAAATCGACCCTGATGCACTGTCTGGCCGGGTTGGACACGCCGACCGGTGGTCGGATCACGATCGGCGACATCGAGATGACCGGGCTCCGGGATCGGGACCTCACCACGGTCCGCCGGGACCGGATCGGCTTCGTCTTCCAGTCCTTCAATCTGCTGCCGACCCTGACCGCACGGCAGAACGTCCTGCTCCCCCTCGACCTCGCCGGCCGGCGCGCCGACGCCGAGCGGTTCGGCACCCTGGTCGACTCCCTCGGCCTGTCCGACCGTCTTGATCATCGTCCGAGCGAGTTGTCCGGCGGACAGCAGCAGCGGGTGGCCATCGCCCGGGCGTTGATCACCGGCCCGGAGGTCGTCTTCGCCGACGAACCGACCGGTGCGCTGGACTCTCGGACGGCCGCCACCCTGCTCGGATATCTGCAGCATTCCTGTCGAGAGCTCGGTCAGACCATCGTGATGGTCACACACGACCCGATCGCCGCGTCGTACGCCGACCGGGCGCTGCTGCTCAGCGACGGCCGGATCACCGACGCCATCGCCGACCCGGACACCGATGCCGTGTTGGCCGCGATGAAGCGGCTGGAAGCCTGA
- a CDS encoding DUF2630 family protein produces MTDGQSILDRIRELVEEERQLREQRAESEISADDERSRLSAVEVELDQCWDLLRQRRALREVGKDGDDAAVRPASEVEGYLG; encoded by the coding sequence ATGACCGACGGACAATCGATCCTGGACCGAATCCGCGAGCTGGTGGAGGAGGAACGACAACTGCGCGAACAGCGGGCCGAATCGGAGATCTCTGCCGATGATGAACGCTCCCGGCTGTCGGCGGTGGAGGTCGAACTCGACCAGTGTTGGGACCTGCTGCGACAACGACGGGCGCTGCGCGAGGTCGGCAAGGACGGCGACGACGCGGCCGTCCGGCCGGCGTCGGAGGTCGAGGGTTATCTGGGCTGA
- a CDS encoding sensor histidine kinase, whose product MTHQQHRSAGMPGAAPTPAAEPSSGDPEGAAHRTGFTGAVRTVLGLAGTGRSEGGLPHASGSDPDRAFLFDVATGLLLAASCGLLDSTYGGATLLASLGLTLPWAVRRRWPLVALIVATLAALFQLVVSDQPLFAIVAVPALIYTFARWTNRTFARTGLAVGLAGAFLGPIRWALPTSPASIGVFVVTALACSGLVALAYVIGSRRRERAERVHQAVQTRIERERLMAAEQEQRSRVATINERNRIARELHDIVAHSLSVIVVQAEGGRALATKRPEKAPEVLSTIADTSREALAEMRQMVGLLRSGGAPGETGRAGSPESYLPTPGLDDLPDLVARTGDRFDLTEYGARPAVSQALGLSVYRVVQESLTNVLKHAGPSAHAAVGVTYAPEGIGIRVVDNGKGPDATSDGKGHGVRGMGERVALHGGTVSALPRAGGGFEVLAWLPYPNHPAQQPGYPRRPADPPGRPDAPGRPEQPGHPEQPGYPEQPGYPEQPGYPAQPGFPERSGYPERPAHRPRPDHHQTATGPMITDPRSSQPDPTDPYRGEGARR is encoded by the coding sequence ATGACCCACCAGCAGCATCGGTCCGCCGGCATGCCCGGAGCCGCCCCCACGCCGGCCGCCGAACCCTCATCGGGCGATCCGGAGGGTGCGGCGCACCGCACCGGGTTCACCGGGGCCGTCCGTACCGTGCTCGGACTGGCCGGCACCGGCCGGTCCGAGGGTGGACTCCCGCACGCCAGCGGCAGCGACCCGGATCGGGCGTTCCTGTTCGACGTCGCCACCGGGCTGCTGCTGGCCGCGTCCTGCGGACTCCTCGACAGCACCTATGGTGGCGCCACGTTGCTGGCCTCGCTCGGGCTGACGCTGCCCTGGGCGGTCCGGCGGCGGTGGCCGCTGGTCGCGTTGATCGTGGCGACGTTGGCCGCGCTGTTCCAATTGGTGGTCTCCGACCAGCCGCTGTTCGCGATCGTCGCCGTGCCGGCCCTGATCTACACGTTCGCCCGCTGGACCAATCGCACCTTCGCCCGGACCGGGCTGGCGGTCGGGCTGGCCGGCGCCTTCCTCGGCCCGATCCGCTGGGCGCTACCGACCTCCCCGGCATCGATCGGTGTCTTCGTGGTCACCGCGCTGGCATGTTCGGGGCTGGTCGCACTGGCCTACGTGATCGGCAGCCGCCGCCGGGAACGCGCCGAACGCGTGCACCAGGCCGTGCAGACCCGGATCGAACGCGAACGGCTGATGGCCGCCGAGCAGGAGCAGCGCTCACGGGTTGCAACCATCAACGAGCGGAACCGGATCGCCCGCGAGTTGCACGACATCGTCGCGCACTCGCTGTCGGTGATCGTGGTGCAGGCCGAGGGTGGACGAGCGCTGGCGACCAAGCGGCCGGAGAAGGCGCCGGAGGTGTTGAGCACGATCGCCGACACCAGCCGGGAGGCGTTGGCCGAGATGCGGCAGATGGTCGGTCTGCTGCGCAGCGGCGGTGCGCCGGGTGAGACCGGCCGGGCCGGCAGCCCGGAGAGCTATCTGCCCACCCCCGGACTGGACGATCTGCCCGACCTGGTCGCACGCACCGGCGACCGCTTCGACCTGACCGAGTACGGCGCCCGACCGGCGGTCAGCCAGGCGCTCGGCCTCAGTGTCTACCGGGTGGTGCAGGAGTCGCTGACCAACGTGTTGAAGCACGCCGGGCCGTCCGCGCATGCCGCCGTCGGTGTCACCTATGCGCCGGAGGGGATCGGCATCCGGGTGGTCGACAACGGCAAGGGACCCGATGCCACCAGCGACGGCAAGGGCCATGGCGTCCGCGGGATGGGCGAACGGGTCGCCCTGCACGGCGGCACCGTGTCGGCCCTGCCCCGTGCCGGTGGTGGCTTCGAGGTGCTGGCCTGGTTGCCCTACCCGAATCATCCGGCCCAACAGCCGGGCTATCCCCGGCGCCCTGCCGATCCTCCCGGGCGTCCCGATGCTCCCGGACGCCCCGAACAACCCGGCCACCCCGAACAACCCGGCTACCCCGAACAACCCGGCTACCCCGAACAACCCGGATACCCCGCGCAACCCGGCTTTCCCGAACGATCCGGTTACCCTGAACGACCGGCCCACCGGCCACGCCCGGACCACCACCAGACCGCGACAGGACCCATGATCACCGATCCGCGAAGCTCGCAGCCGGACCCGACCGACCCCTACCGCGGGGAGGGGGCACGGCGATGA
- a CDS encoding response regulator: MTTSVFLADDQGLVRGGFRMLIEAEDDLDVIGEAADGASAVRMLQQRPADVVLMDIRMPIMDGVEATRRLVSAGLATRVLILTTFDLDEYVFAALKAGASGFLLKDARPEDLLSAIRNVAGGDAVVAPSATRRLLAHVVRSLPGEGSADHGEKVDLLTSREVEVLQQIAAGATNAEIASTLYMAEGTVKTHIGRLLSKLDCRDRVSLVLFAFEAGLADPYAPR, from the coding sequence ATGACCACCTCCGTCTTCCTGGCCGATGATCAAGGACTTGTCCGCGGCGGCTTCCGGATGTTGATCGAGGCCGAAGATGATCTTGACGTGATCGGTGAGGCGGCCGACGGTGCCAGCGCGGTACGGATGCTGCAGCAGCGACCCGCCGATGTCGTGCTGATGGACATCCGGATGCCGATCATGGACGGCGTCGAGGCGACCCGCCGGCTGGTGTCGGCCGGGTTGGCAACCCGGGTGCTGATCCTCACCACCTTCGATCTCGACGAGTACGTCTTCGCGGCCTTGAAGGCCGGCGCCTCCGGCTTCCTGCTGAAGGACGCCCGGCCGGAGGACCTGTTGTCCGCGATCCGTAATGTCGCGGGCGGTGATGCAGTGGTCGCCCCGAGTGCCACTCGGCGACTGCTGGCCCACGTGGTCCGGTCGCTGCCGGGTGAGGGCAGTGCCGATCATGGTGAGAAGGTCGACCTGTTGACCTCCCGTGAGGTCGAGGTGCTGCAGCAGATCGCCGCCGGCGCCACCAACGCCGAGATCGCGAGCACCCTGTACATGGCGGAGGGGACGGTCAAGACCCACATCGGCCGGCTGCTGTCCAAGCTGGACTGCCGGGACCGGGTCAGCCTGGTGCTCTTCGCGTTCGAGGCCGGGCTCGCCGACCCGTACGCGCCGCGCTGA
- a CDS encoding ABC transporter permease has product MPALSPAAGTARPTRRVMISIAASQLRRHPGRIVAVLLAVTISVGYLVATLGFMATETHAITSQVTARTAGADVVISSDGLNPAELTERLPAIRETAGVTAAEPAYELRSSLDRSSSIDLQNLPSDDRLRWARLSSGQWPRQTDQLALGRTAAETNRVGVGDRVSVEVGDKTRTMTVTGITDETKSLFSGQAQTGFVTDGLIHAADHSPTGQPQVELLVIGDGSVGDQQLADRLAHVLGSGVTVQTQAAYGAERVTSLTAGADVFQSLLLIFGAIALLVGAILIVNTFLILLAQRRRQVGLLRAVGASGAQVRRSMLVEALLTGAIGSALGVGLGVAATAAATAFTGSLPGGLVIPPTVAIAAGVGLLVTLLAAIGPSGRATRVSPLEALRPVDDAATALRGSARSAVAAAVLAVLGGGLIILGLRTTLQPLLLCIAGSMLIAIAVLLGAKIYFPLVLRLIGLLTRGLGPVGRLATANTARNPGRAAATGAALMLATGLIVTLQVGASSVKASTNLTLDQHYPVDVTVTGPDPLPAEVVGQVGRTDGIAATATLRSADVTLRHGQDRIELPLQAGADVGRVINPGAGGVPADRVLIDEYLARSSGIKDGDRVTVEHGGTTRTLIARPSRIAADNIALVTPAVLSEIAPSAPVTTVWAKAGPGADVAKINSALTALTDDHRSLQLSGSLTMKAAYATLLDTLLTVATVLLAVAVVIALIGVGNTLGLSVIERSRESALLRALGLHRRQLRLMLAVEAVLLAVGGALIGIAAGAFFGWVGTAALGSELDYSTTVFSMSATQTGAVAAVAIMAGVLASVLPARRAARATPVSALVET; this is encoded by the coding sequence ATGCCCGCACTCTCCCCGGCGGCCGGGACCGCCCGACCGACCCGGCGGGTCATGATCAGCATTGCAGCGAGCCAGCTGCGCCGGCACCCCGGACGGATCGTGGCGGTGCTGCTGGCGGTGACGATCAGCGTCGGCTATCTGGTGGCGACGCTGGGATTCATGGCGACCGAGACCCATGCCATCACCAGCCAGGTGACGGCCCGTACGGCCGGTGCCGATGTGGTGATCAGCTCCGACGGACTCAATCCGGCCGAGCTCACCGAGCGGTTGCCGGCGATCCGCGAGACCGCCGGGGTAACCGCTGCCGAACCTGCTTACGAACTGCGCAGCAGCCTCGACCGGTCGTCCTCGATCGACCTGCAGAATCTGCCGTCCGACGACCGGTTGCGCTGGGCGCGGCTGAGTTCGGGACAGTGGCCCCGGCAGACCGATCAGCTCGCGCTCGGCCGGACCGCGGCCGAGACCAATCGGGTCGGCGTCGGCGACCGGGTCTCGGTCGAGGTCGGTGACAAGACCCGCACCATGACCGTGACCGGCATCACCGACGAGACCAAGTCGCTGTTCTCGGGCCAGGCCCAGACCGGGTTCGTCACCGACGGCTTGATCCACGCAGCGGACCACTCCCCGACCGGGCAGCCGCAGGTCGAGCTGCTGGTGATCGGCGACGGCAGCGTCGGTGATCAACAACTCGCCGACCGCCTGGCTCACGTGCTCGGGTCCGGTGTCACGGTGCAGACCCAGGCCGCCTACGGCGCGGAACGGGTCACGTCGTTGACCGCCGGTGCCGACGTGTTCCAGAGCCTGTTGTTGATCTTCGGTGCGATCGCCCTGCTGGTCGGTGCGATCTTGATCGTGAACACGTTCCTGATCCTGTTGGCACAGCGGCGCCGTCAGGTCGGCCTGTTGCGGGCGGTCGGCGCCAGCGGCGCCCAGGTGCGCCGCAGCATGCTGGTCGAGGCGTTGCTCACCGGTGCGATCGGGTCGGCGCTCGGGGTCGGCCTCGGGGTTGCCGCGACGGCTGCGGCGACGGCCTTCACCGGGAGTCTGCCGGGGGGTCTGGTGATCCCACCGACCGTGGCGATCGCAGCCGGTGTCGGGTTGCTGGTCACCCTGCTGGCGGCGATCGGTCCGTCGGGTCGGGCCACCCGGGTGAGTCCGCTGGAGGCGTTGCGTCCGGTCGACGACGCCGCCACCGCGCTCCGCGGCTCGGCCCGCAGCGCCGTCGCGGCTGCTGTCCTCGCTGTTCTCGGCGGTGGGCTGATCATCCTCGGCCTGCGGACGACGCTGCAGCCGTTGCTGCTGTGCATCGCCGGCTCGATGCTGATCGCGATCGCCGTCCTGCTCGGCGCCAAGATCTACTTCCCGCTGGTGCTCCGGTTGATCGGCTTGCTGACTCGCGGCCTCGGTCCGGTCGGCCGGCTGGCGACCGCGAACACCGCCCGTAATCCCGGCCGGGCCGCAGCGACCGGCGCGGCTCTGATGTTGGCCACCGGCCTGATCGTCACCCTGCAGGTCGGCGCGTCGAGCGTGAAGGCGTCCACCAACCTCACCCTCGATCAGCATTACCCGGTCGACGTGACCGTGACCGGCCCGGATCCGTTGCCGGCGGAGGTCGTCGGTCAGGTCGGCCGGACCGACGGCATCGCTGCCACCGCGACCCTCCGCTCCGCCGATGTGACCCTGCGTCACGGCCAGGACCGGATCGAGCTGCCGCTGCAGGCCGGCGCCGATGTCGGCCGGGTGATCAACCCGGGTGCGGGCGGCGTCCCTGCCGACCGGGTCCTGATCGACGAGTATCTGGCCCGATCGTCCGGGATCAAGGACGGCGATCGGGTGACCGTCGAGCACGGCGGCACGACCCGGACGCTGATCGCCCGGCCCAGCCGGATCGCCGCCGACAACATCGCCCTGGTCACGCCCGCCGTGCTGTCGGAGATCGCGCCGTCCGCTCCGGTCACGACGGTCTGGGCCAAGGCAGGTCCGGGCGCCGACGTCGCCAAGATCAACAGTGCGCTGACGGCACTGACCGATGATCATCGCAGCCTGCAGCTCAGCGGGTCACTGACGATGAAGGCGGCCTACGCCACCCTGCTCGACACGCTGCTCACCGTCGCCACCGTGCTGCTCGCGGTCGCCGTGGTGATCGCGTTGATCGGTGTCGGCAACACCCTCGGCCTGTCGGTGATCGAACGGAGTCGGGAGTCCGCGCTGTTGCGTGCGCTCGGTCTGCACCGTCGACAACTGCGGTTGATGCTCGCCGTCGAAGCGGTGCTGCTGGCCGTCGGTGGGGCGCTGATCGGCATCGCCGCCGGTGCCTTCTTCGGCTGGGTCGGCACCGCCGCGCTGGGGTCGGAACTGGACTACAGCACCACGGTGTTCTCGATGTCGGCGACCCAGACCGGAGCCGTTGCGGCGGTCGCGATCATGGCCGGCGTGCTGGCGTCGGTGTTACCGGCCCGCCGCGCCGCGCGAGCCACACCGGTCTCCGCCCTGGTGGAGACCTGA